Proteins encoded by one window of Lathyrus oleraceus cultivar Zhongwan6 chromosome 1, CAAS_Psat_ZW6_1.0, whole genome shotgun sequence:
- the LOC127091311 gene encoding histone-lysine N-methyltransferase ASHR3 isoform X1: MPDLGNRPLPPMPCSPVKPTDAADDSAAVEALPSDFGSDNGVHARVLKRSRGSLRKTGNGKSLWDRLKDPQSLPFLVGAPKMVECCFCHHSVCPGEDLLCSVWGCGSRYHKECAKEVSGVSNLKKFKCPQHACFICKQKKQLRCVRCTTAFHSKCAPWPEAVIPLKDHPGQAVCWKHPSDWRLDRKEQPDTPTSDISEVFCRLPLPFVNEEFKIDFTWKDMDNKMEPPPYIHIRRNVYLVKKKRSDVDDGAGCTNCISSCSDDCVCRVQCISCSKACRCSENCTNRPFRKEKKIRVVKTEFCGWGVEAAETIEKGGFIIEYIGEVIDDASCEQRLWDMKYKGVQNFYMCEIRKDFTIDATFKGNSSRFLNHSCDPNCVLEKWQVDGETRVGVFAARSIEVGEPLTYDYRFVQFGPEVKCHCGAQKCQGFLGSKKKVSKVDLCWGAKRKRTLCTSAIKAADLPKHFM; encoded by the exons ATGCCAGATTTGGGGAACCGTCCTCTCCCGCCCATGCCCTGCTCCCCCGTCAAGCCCACTGACGCCGCCGATGATTCAGCTGCAGTCGAAGCACTACCCAGTGATTTTGGTTCCGATAATGGCGTTCATGCTCGGGTTTTGAAGAGGAGTCGCGGTTCTCTCCGGAAGACAGGCAATGGAAAGAGTTTGTGGGATCGCCTTAAGGATCCTCAATCTCTCCCGTTTCTCGTCGGCGCTCCAAAGATG GTTGAATGCTGTTTCTGCCACCATTCTGTGTGTCCTGGGGAGGATCTGCTATGTTCTGTCTGGGGATGTGGCTCACGCTATCATAAGGAATGTGCAAAAGAAGTCAGTGGGGTTTCAAATCTGAAAAAGTTCAAGTGTCCACAGCAT GCGTGCTTCATTTGCAAGCAGAAGAAGCAGTTGCGGTGTGTGCGTTGCACGACGGCTTTCCATAGTAAATGTGCACCATGGCCTGAAGCTGTGATCCCTCTGAAAGATCACCCTGGACAAGCTGTTTGTTGGAAACATCCTTCTGATTGGCGCCTGGATAGAAAG GAGCAGCCTGATACTCCAACAAGTGACATTTCG GAAGTATTTTGCCGTTTGCCTCTTCCTTTTGTTAACGAGGAATTCAAGATCGACTTCACCTGGAAAGACATGGACAATAAGATGGAGCCACCGCCATATATACACATAAGACGCA ATGTATACCTAGTGAAGAAAAAGCGTAGTGATGTAGATGATGGTGCTGGGTGCACCAACTGCATTTCTTCGTGTTCTGATGATTGTGTATGCAG GGTTCAATGCATAAGCTGCTCAAAGGCTTGTCGGTGCTCTGAAAATTGTACTAATCGGCCATTTCGCAAGGAGAAAAAGATCAGGGTTGTCAAG ACTGAGTTTTGTGGTTGGGGAGTTGAGGCTGCTGAAACAATCGAGAAAGGAGGGTTCATAATTGAGTATATTGGAGAAG TCATCGATGATGCTTCATGTGAACAAAGGCTTTGGGACATGAAATATAAGGGTGTACAGAATTTTTACATGTGTGAGATTCGCAAAGACTTCACAATAGATGCAACTTTCAAAGGAAATTCATCACGTTTTTTAAACCATAGCTGTGATCCCAATTGTGTTTTGGAGAAGTG GCAAGTAGATGGTGAAACTCGCGTTGGTGTATTTGCTGCTCGTTCGATAGAAGTCGGAGAGCCGTTAACATACGATTACAG ATTTGTGCAATTTGGTCCAGAGGTGAAGTGCCACTGCGGTGCCCAGAAATGTCAAGGATTTCTAGGTTCAAAAAAGAAAGTTAGCAAAGTAGACCTCTGTTGGGGGGCAAAACGTAAGCGAACTTTATGCACATCGGCAATAAAAGCTGCTGATTTGCCAAAACATTTTATGTAG
- the LOC127091311 gene encoding histone-lysine N-methyltransferase ASHR3 isoform X2: MPDLGNRPLPPMPCSPVKPTDAADDSAAVEALPSDFGSDNGVHARVLKRSRGSLRKTGNGKSLWDRLKDPQSLPFLVGAPKMVECCFCHHSVCPGEDLLCSVWGCGSRYHKECAKEVSGVSNLKKFKCPQHACFICKQKKQLRCVRCTTAFHSKCAPWPEAVIPLKDHPGQAVCWKHPSDWRLDRKPDTPTSDISEVFCRLPLPFVNEEFKIDFTWKDMDNKMEPPPYIHIRRNVYLVKKKRSDVDDGAGCTNCISSCSDDCVCRVQCISCSKACRCSENCTNRPFRKEKKIRVVKTEFCGWGVEAAETIEKGGFIIEYIGEVIDDASCEQRLWDMKYKGVQNFYMCEIRKDFTIDATFKGNSSRFLNHSCDPNCVLEKWQVDGETRVGVFAARSIEVGEPLTYDYRFVQFGPEVKCHCGAQKCQGFLGSKKKVSKVDLCWGAKRKRTLCTSAIKAADLPKHFM, translated from the exons ATGCCAGATTTGGGGAACCGTCCTCTCCCGCCCATGCCCTGCTCCCCCGTCAAGCCCACTGACGCCGCCGATGATTCAGCTGCAGTCGAAGCACTACCCAGTGATTTTGGTTCCGATAATGGCGTTCATGCTCGGGTTTTGAAGAGGAGTCGCGGTTCTCTCCGGAAGACAGGCAATGGAAAGAGTTTGTGGGATCGCCTTAAGGATCCTCAATCTCTCCCGTTTCTCGTCGGCGCTCCAAAGATG GTTGAATGCTGTTTCTGCCACCATTCTGTGTGTCCTGGGGAGGATCTGCTATGTTCTGTCTGGGGATGTGGCTCACGCTATCATAAGGAATGTGCAAAAGAAGTCAGTGGGGTTTCAAATCTGAAAAAGTTCAAGTGTCCACAGCAT GCGTGCTTCATTTGCAAGCAGAAGAAGCAGTTGCGGTGTGTGCGTTGCACGACGGCTTTCCATAGTAAATGTGCACCATGGCCTGAAGCTGTGATCCCTCTGAAAGATCACCCTGGACAAGCTGTTTGTTGGAAACATCCTTCTGATTGGCGCCTGGATAGAAAG CCTGATACTCCAACAAGTGACATTTCG GAAGTATTTTGCCGTTTGCCTCTTCCTTTTGTTAACGAGGAATTCAAGATCGACTTCACCTGGAAAGACATGGACAATAAGATGGAGCCACCGCCATATATACACATAAGACGCA ATGTATACCTAGTGAAGAAAAAGCGTAGTGATGTAGATGATGGTGCTGGGTGCACCAACTGCATTTCTTCGTGTTCTGATGATTGTGTATGCAG GGTTCAATGCATAAGCTGCTCAAAGGCTTGTCGGTGCTCTGAAAATTGTACTAATCGGCCATTTCGCAAGGAGAAAAAGATCAGGGTTGTCAAG ACTGAGTTTTGTGGTTGGGGAGTTGAGGCTGCTGAAACAATCGAGAAAGGAGGGTTCATAATTGAGTATATTGGAGAAG TCATCGATGATGCTTCATGTGAACAAAGGCTTTGGGACATGAAATATAAGGGTGTACAGAATTTTTACATGTGTGAGATTCGCAAAGACTTCACAATAGATGCAACTTTCAAAGGAAATTCATCACGTTTTTTAAACCATAGCTGTGATCCCAATTGTGTTTTGGAGAAGTG GCAAGTAGATGGTGAAACTCGCGTTGGTGTATTTGCTGCTCGTTCGATAGAAGTCGGAGAGCCGTTAACATACGATTACAG ATTTGTGCAATTTGGTCCAGAGGTGAAGTGCCACTGCGGTGCCCAGAAATGTCAAGGATTTCTAGGTTCAAAAAAGAAAGTTAGCAAAGTAGACCTCTGTTGGGGGGCAAAACGTAAGCGAACTTTATGCACATCGGCAATAAAAGCTGCTGATTTGCCAAAACATTTTATGTAG
- the LOC127091455 gene encoding putative clathrin assembly protein At5g35200, translating to MKKAFRSQKFHGDYKSLDAAIVKATNLDHSLPKEKHIRYIFQSLSPSKPRSEVAYCIHTLARRLNQTNNWSVVLKTLIIIHRAMRELDNTVWVELVNYSTKRGHLIDLSHFHDSSMPNALDYSAWIRNYGLYLGERLQCFLIVNHDVATYTSKSSEKLDTKELMEQLPALQNLLFRLLDSKPAGASAFNRLIQYALSMVAGESVKIYVAITVRVVELLDKFFEMNRDDAVNALKIYRKSGSQAERLSEFFVTCRGLDFGRGQKFVNIKQPPASFVVTMEEYIKEAPNTLMLEYDVNGEEEGGTGNNVGDLMSLDESNPSPEGNETTAPTQAADLMGLYDLLTGASEFDENPLALAIVPTESSISSSCDESEASPVMGWEVALFTEQEQSCDQNIVAENIEGEEPGVLKLEGLYDEAVAAAQHDGGYEIGQMNSNPFDFQAIHDPSQYNMALAPPNGFYVDHNIPGQFVSMQPYQVSYNTPQQQQEEEPYQMIKKSKNPFDEPNILPPPSASSVHQHPTETT from the exons ATGAAGAAGGCATTTAGATCGCAAAAGTTCCATGGCGATTATAAG AGCTTGGATGCTGCAATTGTTAAGGCAACAAACCTTGACCATTCATTGCCAAAGGAAAAACACATTCGAT ATATTTTCCAGTCACTTTCTCCGTCAAAGCCTCGCAGCGAGGTTGCTTATTGTATACATACTCTCGCGAGGCGTCTCAACCAGACGAACAATTGGTCTGTTGTTTTGAAAACACTTATTATTATACATCGCGCGATGAGGGAGCTTGATAATACAGTTTGGGTAGAGCTTGTTAATTATAGTACCAAACGGGGCCATCTCATTGATTTATCACACTTTCATGATTCCTCAATGCCAAATGCCTTGGATTATTCGGCTTGGATACGGAACTATGGTCTTTACCTCGGAGAGCGCCTGCAATGTTTTCTCATTGTGAATCATGATGTCGCAACGTATACCTCA AAATCTTCGGAGAAACTTGACACGAAGGAATTGATGGAGCAATTGCCGGCCCTACAAAATCTTCTCTTTCGGCTGCTTGATTCCAAG CCAGCTGGTGCATCTGCTTTTAATCGCTTGATTCAGTATGCTCTTTCCATG GTTGCTGGTGAAAGCGTTAAAATATACGTTGCAATAACGGTTAGAGTGGTGGAATTACTTGACAAG TTTTTTGAGATGAACCGTGATGACGCAGTTAATGCACTAAAGATTTATAGAAAATCAGGAAGTCAG GCAGAGAGGTTATCTGAGTTCTTTGTGACCTGCAGGGGCCTAGATTTTGGAAGAGGACAGAAATTCGTCAATATTAAACAG CCTCCTGCATCCTTTGTAGTGACAATGGAAGAATATATCAAAGAGGCTCCCAATACCTTAATGCTCGAGTACGATGTG AATGGCGAAGAGGAAGGAGGCACTGGTAATAATGTAGGCGATTTGATGAGTCTAGACGAGTCAAATCCGTCTCCAGAAGGGAATGAGACTACTGCACCAACACAAGCAGCTGATCTTATG GGTTTGTATGACTTACTAACTGGTGCATCTGAATTTGACGAAAATCCCCTCGCATTGGCGATTGTTCCAACCG AAAGTTCTATAAGTTCCAGCTGTGACGAGAGCGAAGCCAGTCCTGTAATGGGTTGGGAGGTTGCACTCTTTACGGAGCAAGAACAAAGCTGTGACCAAAATATAGTTGCAGAGAATATAGAG GGTGAAGAACCGGGAGTGTTAAAACTTGAGGGTTTATACGATGAAGCAGTTGCTGCGGCGCAACATGATGGAGGTTACGAGATAGGCCAAATGAATTCGAACCCTTTTGATTTTCAGGCTATTCATGATCCTTCCCAATACAACATGGCATTGGCACCTCCAAATGGTTTCTATGTTGATCACAACATTCCAGGCCAATTTGTAAGCATGCAACCCTACCAAGTTTCTTATAATACACCTCAACAGCAACAGGAGGAGGAACCATACCAAATGATTAAGAAATCAAAGAATCCGTTCGATGAACCTAATATTTTGCCACCGCCTTCTGCTTCGAGCGTGCATCAACATCCAACGGAGACTACTTAA
- the LOC127089713 gene encoding uncharacterized mitochondrial protein AtMg00810-like — protein sequence MTRCEADHSVFFLHSSNGQHIFLVVYVDDIVITGDDTDDIQRLKTHLFKNFQTKDLGPLRYFLGIEVAQSSSGIAINQRKYALDTLTETGMLDCRPIDTPMDPNVKLLLGQGELLKDPGRYRRLVGRLNYLTVTRPDITFAVSIVSQFLNAPCDIHWNFVIRILRYIKNAPGKGLLYEDKGDAKITCYSDADWAGSPSDRRSTSGYCVLIGGNMISWRSKKQNTIALSSAEAEYRAMAAASKELAWLKNLLSELRFGDLQNTKLICDNQAALHIASNPVFHERTKHIEIDCHYVRDKVLSGEITTKFVKSEDQLADMLTKSLKVSQVNYICNKLGSYNIYDPA from the coding sequence ATGACTAGATGTGAAGCAGATCATTCTGTTTTCTTCCTTCACTCTTCCAACGGACAACACATCTTTCTTgtggtttatgttgatgacattgttaTCACTGGAGACGATACAGACGATATTCAGCGACTCAAAACTcatcttttcaaaaactttcagACAAAAGATTTGGGTCCACTCAGATACTTCTTAGGTATTGAGGTTGCACAATCCTCATCAGGCATTGCAATTAACCAACGTAAGTATGCATTAGACACCCTAACTGAAACTGGTATGCTTGACTGTCGTCCGAttgatactcctatggatcccAATGTCAAGCTTCTTCTGGGTCAGGGGGAGTTGTTGAAAGACCCGGGAAGATATCGACGTCTAGTGGGTAGACTAAATTATCTTACCGTCACCAGACCGGATATTACTTTTGCAGTGAGTATTGTGAGTCAATTCCTTAATGCTCCTTGTGATATTCATTGGAATTTCGTTATTCGGATTCTCAGATATATAAAGAATGCACCAGGAAAAGGCCTATTATATGAAGATAAGGGTGATGCTAAAATCACTTGTTACTCAGATGCAGATTGGGCAGGATCACCGTCGGATAGGAGATCCACTTCTGGATATTGTGTTCTTATTGGAGGAAATATGATCTCATGGAGAAGCAAGAAACAAAACACAATTGCATTATCTAGTGCTGAAGCTGAATATCGGGCTATGGCAGCAGCCTCAAAAGAACTTGCTTGGCTTAAGAATTTGCTCTCAGAACTTAGGTTTGGTGACCTTCAGAACACAAAACTCATATGCGACAATCAAGCGGCACTCCACATTGCGTCCAATCCGGTTTTCCATGAACGGACCAAGCACATAGAAATAGATTGTCACTATGTAAGAGACAAGGTACTGTCGGGAGAAATAACCACGAAATTTGTCAAATCTGAAGATCAATTGGCTGATATGCTTACCAAGTCTCTCAAGGTTTCTCAAGTGAATTATATTTGTAACAAGCTCGGATCATACAATATATACGATCCggcttga